A region of Cryptococcus decagattii chromosome 3, complete sequence DNA encodes the following proteins:
- a CDS encoding translation initiation factor SUI1 — translation MSTTVTQSKVDATTKKTKAPAATAGVENLGPAFDPFAPVNDLNDTPSIEKAVGSKNDKIHIRLQQRNGRKTLTTVQGIPSKYNHSKILKAMKKEFACNGTVVKPEVDSGEEDSPAPVAKNHGDVLQLQGDQRVAAKQFLIDSGIVAQKEAKDLIVVHGY, via the exons ATGAGCACTACAG TTACCCAAAGCAAGGTGGACGCCACTACCAAGAAGACAAAAGCCCCCGCGGCCACGGCTGGGGTTGAGAACCTCGGTCCTGCTTTTG ACCCTTTTGCGCCCGTTAACGACTTGAACGACACTCCCTCTATCGAAAAGGCCGTCGGCTCCAAAAATGACAAAATTCACATCC GTCTCCAGCAGCGTAACGGTCGAAAGACCCTTACTACTGTGCAGGGTATCCCCAGCAAGTACAACCACTCCAAGATCCTTAAagcgatgaagaaggagttCGCCTGCAACGGTACCGTTGTCAAGCCCGAAGTTGACTCTGGCGAGGAAGATTCTCCGGCTCCCGTCGCCAAGAACCATGGTGACGTTTTACAGCTGCAAGGCGACCAGAGGGTCGCCGCCAAGCAGTTCCTCATTGACTCGGGAATCGTCGCCCAGAAGGAGGCCAAGGACCTTATTGTTGT CCACGGTTACTAA
- a CDS encoding glutaredoxin, with the protein MFSEEPISPRSKYSSLPGFEPRRAFSLPSVTLPFNTHGNNAPLLPLTRHSFSDPFVRRSTARRLSYGIKNRASQYPYSVTIGGILTFVLFLFIYTRPVSDVDRFNSAASRLHIRTADEDLFPLPTPKHKIHRPDSKMDNGVMLLTVDENELIAEDDLFWDSYTEAEPLSAEEAAVEAELQAHKQNVQAQNEAQSLRALIWWLAEGGVLPNDFEVPSKSHLKKIGSSGFEKLLSSIDGGDENQMIFEEGWADFADKRYSIVVFSKTYCPYSKNAKSILGEYHLSPAPFIIELNQRSDMEALQDFLQRFTDRRTVPNILLDFISIGGSDDITLLHSEGGLQRKFEEMGAFPGLVRREASLLSNSEESGKDREIEETREELPVETKTETKEEVPEMELYEEEQEEVYDIPPERV; encoded by the exons ATGTTCTCGGAAGAACCTATATCACCCCGTTCAAAATATTCCAGTCTCCCCGGATTCGAACCTCGCAGAGCCTTCAGCCTGCCGTCCGTCACCTTGCCTTTCAACACCCACGGTAACAATgctcctctcctcccactGACTCGCCACTCCTTCTCTGATCCTTTCGTACGCCGCTCAACTGCCCGAAGGCTGTCGTACGGTATCAAGAACCGGGCATCTCAATATCCTTATTCCGTCACCATAGGTGGTATCCTCACCTttgtcctcttcctttttaTTTACACTCGTCCTGTCTCCGATGTTGATCGTTTCAATTCTGCCGCTTCAAGACTACATATCAGAACCGCCGATGAAGATCTATTTCCCCTACCCACACCGAAACACAAGATACATCGTCCAGATTCCAAAATGGACAATGGCGTAATGCTTTTAACAGTAGACGAAAACGAGTTAATAGCGGAAGACGACTTATTCTGGGATTCTTATACCGAAGCCGAGCCTCTCTCAGCAGAGGAAGCCGCTGTCGAAGCTGAACTTCAGGCACACAAGCAAAACGTTCAAGCGCAGAATGAAGCTCAATCGCTAAGGGCATTGATCTGGTGGTTGGCTGAAGGTGGAGTGTTGCCCAATGATTTCGAGGTGCCAAGCAAGTCACATTTGAAAAAAATTGGGTCGTCAGGCTTTGAAAAATTGTTGTCGTCGATTGACGGGGGGGATGAGAATCAAATGATCTTTGAAGAGGGATGGGCAGACTTTGCGGATAAGAGGTATAGCATCGTTGTCTTCTCTAAA ACATACTGTCCATACTCCAAGAACGCCAAATCCATTCTTGGCGAGTACCATCTTTCCCCCGCACCATTCATCATCGAACTTAACCAACGAT CCGACATGGAAGCCCTCCAAGATTTCTTACAACGCTTTACCGACCGCCGTACCGTCCccaacatcctcctcgacTTCATCTCAATCGGCGGTTCCGACGATATCACGCTCTTGCATTCCGAGGGTGGGTTGCAGCGCAAGTTTGAAGAAATGGGTGCCTTCCCTGGGTTGGTCAGACGGGAGGCAAGCTTGCTGTCTAACTCAGAAGAGAGTGGTAAGGACAGGGAAATCGAGGAGACGAGGGAGGAATTGCCTGTGGAGACAAAGACGGAGACGAAAGAGGAGGTACCAGAGATGGAACTATATgaagaggaacaagaagagGTGTATGACATTCCCCCGGAAAGGGTTTGA